acctctgaattgttgagttagaaatactcaagtaaagtacaaatatatcaaaactgtacttaagtacagtacttgagtaaatgtacttagttacttttgGGTAGATATACATTTCAGGCTCTGCTTTAATTTGGAGGAATAGTCACAGTGTTTTATGTGAATCCTCAGCATGATGAAAATAAGCTTCAATTAAGCTGCAGGGGAGAGAATATAGGGTTAGATTAAAGTAGTACCATCTTCAGAATTTGGCCAGCAGCACAAATCCAACCACTGTATTATTAATGGTTTGCATAAGGCCTTTAGCATCCACCGGTAAAGTATAAATTGCATAATTGCTACTAGGTGAACATCAATACCCACATCTATAGCTGGAAACTGTGGTTTCTGTGGTTCTTTTAGATGTAACACTACTGAAGAAATGTCTGGGTTGTGGGTTGTATCAGATACATCTACACACAAAAACCTTTTTGATCTTCTTAACACTTTTAAAGAGCCAAATTCATTTAGTTTAGCCACATCATAGTATGCACCAAAGTAGAGCAATGTCAAAGAGAATACAAATCcattgaatgaaaaatgtaGATGCAAAATGAACATGACTAGTTTCATGCTAAATACATAAGTGTTAATAATGCAAGGCAGATTCTAGCAATGAATTCAACCTATTTACCTTGAAAAGAACCATTGGATGCTTTTGCTATTTTCTTCATGCTTTCAGTTTTTGAAGCCTTTGTTGAAGTTATGTTCGTTATAACGAATTACACTTCAAAAAAGTGACACCTCCTTATAACATATTCACTTTATATTACACTTTTGTCAAACACTGACAAACAAGCCGCCATGCTCTTTGCGATTAGCTGTCAGTCAGCGTTGACATGACTTCACAGAACTCGTTTCACACTTGTCATCGTAATGATACTGACACTCAGACTGGGAGATGGAAACCGCATGTTCTGCTACTCATTTAGTTTTCGGCATGCCAGTAATATATGGTCACAGCTAAAAAGTAGATCCATACAAAAGaactttgttttttcaatttattttcatcCAACTCAATGTCACTAAATTCTAACAGCCATCCAGcgaaaaaaaatcaacaaagatATTTAAACTGCCATTGATACGAAATTGTAAATATAGTTAATGTCAGAgtgaatacattatttttaagcaCTGTGTGAAAACTAAGCCCATGCTGTTCACACAATGTATGCATGTGCTTCAGGCTGTGCAGGCTGCAGAACCACAGGCCTGATATTTACTGAAACAACGGCCACACTTCATGATGTCTCATTTCTTTACCAACCACATGCACTCAACACTTTAAGACACTTAAAGTTTGCACAGATGCATACATGATGGGTTAATGAAGAATTTGTGAAGCAGGTGTAAACCACAGGGTCTCTGACTGAGGGAACTGGTGTATAAAAGGGTAGACTAAACCCCCCCAAAGACAACAGGTTCAGTTAGCTGCAAACATGATGCTGCACGCTCTGCACAGAATTCTGCTTCTTCATCTTCTGACAACTCCTGGTCTACCTGGTAAGATTCCATCATGTGGTTATTTGTCTCTTTCTACAAATGCAGTATTAACTCATCCTTCTTTTCAGCATTTGGTAGCGAAATCATAAATGGTAAAAAGGTCCCGGTgaacaaaatgcagtttatgGCCTCAGTGCAGAATGACAAACATGTTCATATCTGTGGAGGATTCCTCATCAATGAAGTCTTTGTGGTCACTGCTGCACATTGTGATAAACTGTGAGttgtcaatgttttttaagaaaTCTATGATTTGTGTAATTATCTAAAGAAGCAgcagtgtttttaataaacactaCTGATCCTTTGCTTAGGAATCCTACCAATGTTGTTCTTGGTACCCACGATCTCAAGAAGATTGATGAAACAATGAGATACAATGTGAAGAGATGCAAGCATCCATCTTATAATACAGTTATTAAGGGGTCGGACATCATGCTGCTCAAAGTAAGTAGAGAGTAACATTTTTACAGTCATTGCTCTAActttaatgttctgttttattctgtTCTAGTGCCACAAACATATACCTCCTTACATTAAATCTCACAGCAGCCTCATCTTCGCGCAATTCATTTTTAGCTTGAGGTCTCCTGTAAGTCTGTCTTTGCTAGATTTGTACCTTcactttttgattttgtttgtctCCAGCTGTCTAGGAAAGCTCGACAGAACAAAAGAATAAAACCGATTCCACTTCCAACAACTGAGATTAAGATCAAAGATAAAACAAAGTGCCAGGTAGCTGGATGGGGCTTTACAGGTGTTCATAAAATTGTTGATGAGATGCAAATGGTGGATGTGCCCATTCTTGACCTGGAGGCCTGTAAAAGaaaatgggaacaacagaaaatTACTCTTCCTCCTAATGTAACCTGCGCAGGTGGATatgacaaagacaaaaaaggatTCTGTCAGGTAGGTTTCCTGTCCTGACATATAAAGTGGTTTCTGTTCTTGTATTTTGTAGTCTTAGAAAGTGATTGAGTAATATagcttcttcctcctcacagGGTGATTCTGGCGGCCCTCTGGTGTGCAACGGAGAGCAGCTGGTGTTGTGTCTTTTAACTGGGACAGGAACTGCGACTACCCAAATCTGCCCAATGTATACACAGATCTATCAAAATACCTACCCTGGGTCAGAAAGATTCTCAAGAGGAATAATTGTTAAATGTAACAGATAATGGCCCCTTCGCTTTAAATATCatcttaaaacattttacttttacagaAAAGTTTTGAATCCCAACATCATTGCTCTTGAGTTCTCCATTACTATCACCAATTTAAA
This DNA window, taken from Eleginops maclovinus isolate JMC-PN-2008 ecotype Puerto Natales chromosome 9, JC_Emac_rtc_rv5, whole genome shotgun sequence, encodes the following:
- the LOC134870087 gene encoding LOW QUALITY PROTEIN: duodenase-1-like (The sequence of the model RefSeq protein was modified relative to this genomic sequence to represent the inferred CDS: inserted 1 base in 1 codon), yielding MMLHALHRILLLHLLTTPGLPAFGSEIINGKKVPVNKMQFMASVQNDKHVHICGGFLINEVFVVTAAHCDKLNPTNVVLGTHDLKKIDETMRYNVKRCKHPSYNTVIKGSDIMLLKLSRKARQNKRIKPIPLPTTEIKIKDKTKCQVAGWGFTGVHKIVDEMQMVDVPILDLEACKRKWEQQKITLPPNVTCAGGYDKDKKGFCQGDSGGPLVCNGEXAGVVSFNWDRNCDYPNLPNVYTDLSKYLPWVRKILKRNNC